The following coding sequences are from one Candidatus Zixiibacteriota bacterium window:
- a CDS encoding tail fiber domain-containing protein, translating into MKRLHLISKLISAMLIVACAAALALAAVPTTFTYQGRLTTSAGANVPDGSYLIRFVIYNAPTEGVVLWDNGYRHVTVIGGLFAYTLGDSTALPSTLFTGDTTRYLGIKVGADPEIIPRVKLNTVPFAFKALFADTAAMAFGVAGGGGGWTDGGPTVRLTTLTDKVSIGTNGANNKLDVTMTDATGGTAYFNLDNAANPTPALYSATSGSGHGISGSAVSGSSAGVFGYCGSGYGVQGSSASKYGIYGTGSKGVFGEHPTSHNYGYLGGLNDGVFGKDTSSGCSGTLGGEYFGVAGSAQQANEVGIFGECTSGVGIRASSTDSTGVYASSAFGLGVYGLGRRGVYGKGSTYGIMGEHSSSGNYATLGEDTRAILAEAIGKYDEGLLALNDSGGAIVTIASNRTGVLAQTDTGSGHWADCSGALAYYGKAVCGFGDSAGFFTGNVKITRFSEHIGGLTLHTDSHNDPGRCGIFFSNNQLGTLEGDDTEDQYFGFYSGFTGNRSYDAHLAVYGRNPSGWGSRIEMYHNGTDGYLATDVGDIALLPNLNVGVGTSTPGYKLDVAGSCHATSFPTSSDDRLKANVAPIVDALEKIEQINGVSFDWNERYDSLGRSSGHREIGVIAQEVEKVLPELVTTWGDQNYRAVDYGRLTAVLVEAVKQLAKENSSLNADNSAIRQRLDELQHKVEQLMKVDQ; encoded by the coding sequence ATGAAGCGACTTCATCTCATATCCAAACTCATTTCGGCCATGCTCATTGTGGCGTGCGCCGCAGCGCTGGCGCTCGCCGCCGTTCCAACCACGTTCACTTACCAGGGACGGCTAACCACATCGGCCGGCGCCAATGTTCCCGACGGCAGTTATCTGATTCGCTTCGTCATCTACAACGCTCCAACCGAGGGGGTGGTTCTCTGGGACAACGGCTACCGACACGTCACCGTAATCGGGGGGTTGTTTGCCTATACTCTCGGGGATTCCACGGCCCTGCCGAGCACACTCTTCACCGGCGACACCACGCGGTACCTTGGCATCAAAGTAGGCGCGGACCCGGAAATCATCCCCCGCGTGAAACTGAACACCGTCCCCTTCGCCTTTAAGGCGCTATTCGCCGATACGGCAGCCATGGCCTTCGGAGTCGCCGGCGGTGGCGGCGGGTGGACCGACGGCGGACCTACGGTCCGGCTGACGACGCTCACCGACAAGGTCTCGATAGGTACGAATGGAGCGAACAACAAACTCGATGTCACCATGACCGATGCAACGGGCGGCACCGCATACTTCAACCTCGACAACGCCGCCAACCCAACTCCTGCACTCTACAGTGCAACCAGTGGATCGGGGCACGGGATTTCCGGCAGTGCAGTGAGCGGCAGTTCAGCTGGAGTCTTTGGTTATTGCGGTTCGGGCTATGGCGTGCAAGGCTCCAGTGCGTCTAAGTATGGTATCTACGGGACGGGGAGCAAGGGAGTGTTCGGTGAACATCCGACCTCGCACAACTACGGTTATCTGGGAGGCCTGAATGACGGCGTGTTCGGAAAGGACACCAGTTCCGGTTGCAGTGGAACGCTGGGAGGTGAGTATTTTGGCGTTGCAGGTTCAGCCCAGCAGGCAAACGAAGTTGGTATATTCGGCGAGTGTACTTCCGGGGTCGGCATTCGCGCTTCCAGTACAGACAGCACAGGGGTATACGCTTCAAGTGCGTTCGGTCTAGGAGTGTACGGGCTCGGGCGGCGCGGAGTCTATGGGAAAGGCTCCACCTATGGGATTATGGGAGAGCATAGCAGTAGCGGCAACTACGCGACGCTTGGCGAGGATACACGCGCGATTCTTGCTGAAGCGATAGGAAAGTACGACGAGGGGTTATTGGCGCTAAATGATTCCGGAGGCGCAATAGTCACTATCGCGTCGAACCGTACTGGAGTTCTTGCCCAGACTGATACCGGCTCAGGTCATTGGGCAGACTGCTCCGGCGCACTGGCTTATTACGGCAAGGCGGTCTGCGGCTTCGGTGATTCGGCCGGATTCTTCACTGGTAACGTCAAGATCACCCGCTTCTCAGAACACATCGGAGGATTGACACTTCACACCGACAGTCACAATGATCCCGGCCGCTGCGGCATCTTTTTCAGCAATAATCAGCTTGGGACGTTGGAAGGAGACGACACTGAGGATCAGTACTTCGGCTTCTACTCCGGATTCACGGGTAACAGATCGTATGACGCGCACCTTGCGGTCTACGGGAGAAATCCGTCGGGCTGGGGCAGTCGGATAGAGATGTACCACAATGGCACCGACGGCTATCTGGCCACCGACGTCGGTGATATCGCTCTCTTACCCAATCTCAACGTCGGTGTCGGTACCTCCACACCCGGCTACAAGCTCGATGTTGCGGGCTCATGCCACGCGACCAGCTTCCCCACTTCGTCGGACGACCGTCTCAAGGCGAATGTGGCGCCAATTGTCGACGCCCTTGAGAAGATCGAGCAGATAAACGGCGTTTCTTTCGATTGGAATGAGCGATACGACTCCCTCGGACGGTCCTCCGGTCATCGGGAAATCGGCGTCATCGCACAGGAGGTTGAGAAAGTACTTCCGGAGTTGGTTACGACCTGGGGCGACCAGAATTACCGCGCCGTCGACTATGGTCGGCTCACCGCCGTCTTGGTGGAAGCGGTCAAGCAGTTGGCAAAGGAGAACTCGTCGTTGAACGCGGACAACTCCGCAATTCGTCAGCGCCTTGACGAACTCCAGCACAAGGTCGAGCAGCTCATGAAGGTTGACCAATAG
- a CDS encoding sigma 54-interacting transcriptional regulator, producing the protein MKSHLRQLDVIEELIAAGKIREAQGQLDKIDTDSVPENERGLYYLLGAEAAMHAGVYSPEAIEKAIVLLRYHPDTRLFARAKHVKGWYQAATGEFLAARATFMEAYVHFKRCEDELSAVIALNRVAYCQSQSGDLVGAGNTLVQCLEMANTLGDVRRVAVVAHNLGKIRRMNGCLREAQRIYAKYAVTPTPGNAESYIYYCCVASIPVALLGRIDEARRIIIQAKPYVDQYARENAVYHENLGLIEFLGGDFRTAEQTLLAGLEIALKVAARSSLVSQNKRLLADVYIASKEWGQAEVYATEALQIAEQIGERPEVAASRRALAQIHHNWGRRKEARTSFQQALDAFEQMEFRYDLAVTRYLAAISGLWTRRECAALLYLAREYFVSEGIDHFVAAVDGAFRSRPLPTAPDEDSGGCGVPAVIGRSDKMRRSVEAAKQAAATELTVLLTGETGTGKDLLARYIHYHSGRQGRFVSVNSAAIPGEIIESELFGYARGAFTGAAENRQGLIEEANDGTLYLNEIADSSPAFQAKLLEVFETRQVRRLGQNKLRNITCRLIAATNHDLQELIARKEFRQDLFHRLNQVPIHLPPLRERAEDISLLIEHFLVERGVDVKEHAEVIERLSLLWSLRQWPGNVRQLQTELAHLLVQAQRDLSRLIDLALASEPEGEQLRTVLTATAWNRRQAARVLGVSEGAIRKRIQKHGLSKN; encoded by the coding sequence ATGAAGAGCCATCTGCGCCAGCTGGATGTAATTGAGGAGTTGATTGCTGCCGGTAAGATCCGGGAGGCTCAGGGCCAGCTGGATAAGATTGACACTGACTCCGTTCCCGAGAACGAGCGGGGATTGTACTACCTTCTGGGTGCCGAAGCCGCGATGCACGCGGGAGTGTATTCTCCGGAGGCAATCGAAAAAGCCATTGTGTTGTTGCGTTACCACCCGGACACCCGTCTATTCGCCCGTGCGAAACATGTGAAGGGGTGGTATCAGGCGGCTACCGGAGAATTCCTTGCTGCGCGAGCTACTTTCATGGAAGCGTACGTACACTTCAAGCGTTGTGAAGATGAACTCAGTGCCGTAATCGCCTTGAACAGGGTAGCCTACTGCCAGTCGCAGTCCGGAGATCTTGTCGGAGCGGGAAACACCTTGGTGCAGTGTCTGGAGATGGCAAATACATTGGGAGATGTCCGTCGTGTAGCCGTTGTGGCTCACAACCTCGGGAAGATCCGAAGGATGAACGGGTGCCTCCGCGAGGCCCAGCGCATATACGCCAAGTACGCCGTGACACCCACCCCCGGCAACGCAGAATCCTATATCTACTACTGTTGCGTTGCATCTATCCCAGTGGCATTGCTGGGAAGAATCGACGAGGCACGACGAATTATCATACAGGCTAAGCCGTATGTCGACCAGTACGCGCGCGAAAACGCCGTCTACCACGAAAACCTCGGATTGATTGAGTTTCTCGGCGGGGACTTCCGCACTGCCGAACAGACGCTTCTGGCTGGCCTCGAAATCGCCCTCAAGGTGGCCGCCCGTTCCTCGCTCGTGTCCCAGAACAAACGCCTCCTTGCCGATGTCTACATTGCCAGCAAAGAGTGGGGACAGGCCGAGGTTTACGCGACCGAGGCCCTCCAGATTGCCGAGCAGATTGGTGAGCGTCCCGAAGTTGCTGCAAGCCGCAGGGCCCTGGCGCAGATTCATCACAACTGGGGCCGGCGAAAGGAAGCTCGCACATCATTCCAGCAGGCACTTGACGCGTTCGAACAGATGGAGTTCCGATATGACCTGGCGGTTACCCGCTATCTGGCAGCGATCTCCGGGCTGTGGACTCGGCGCGAGTGCGCGGCGTTACTCTACCTGGCGCGTGAGTACTTTGTATCTGAAGGGATCGATCACTTTGTGGCGGCAGTGGACGGTGCCTTCAGGAGTAGGCCACTCCCGACAGCTCCCGACGAGGATTCAGGAGGCTGCGGGGTGCCTGCGGTCATCGGTCGCAGCGACAAGATGAGAAGGTCGGTAGAAGCTGCTAAGCAGGCCGCCGCCACGGAGCTGACGGTTCTGCTCACGGGCGAGACGGGGACCGGCAAGGATTTGCTCGCTCGCTACATTCATTACCATTCCGGCCGGCAGGGTCGGTTCGTCTCGGTCAACAGCGCGGCGATTCCCGGCGAGATTATCGAGTCGGAGCTCTTCGGCTATGCCAGGGGAGCGTTCACCGGCGCTGCTGAGAATCGGCAAGGTCTGATCGAAGAAGCAAACGATGGGACGCTCTACCTGAATGAGATTGCCGACTCAAGCCCCGCGTTCCAAGCCAAGCTGCTTGAGGTGTTCGAGACTCGGCAGGTGCGCCGGTTGGGCCAGAACAAGCTGCGGAATATCACGTGTCGCCTCATTGCTGCCACTAATCACGACCTTCAGGAGCTGATAGCACGGAAGGAGTTCCGGCAGGATCTGTTTCATCGGCTGAACCAGGTACCGATTCATCTGCCACCGCTGCGCGAGCGGGCGGAGGATATCTCGCTGTTGATCGAGCATTTCCTGGTCGAGCGGGGAGTTGATGTGAAGGAACATGCCGAGGTAATAGAGCGGTTGAGCCTGTTGTGGTCGCTGAGACAGTGGCCCGGGAATGTGCGGCAGTTGCAGACGGAACTGGCGCATCTGCTGGTACAGGCGCAGCGGGACTTGTCGCGGCTGATCGATCTGGCACTGGCGAGTGAGCCCGAAGGGGAGCAGTTGCGGACGGTACTGACCGCGACGGCTTGGAATCGGCGACAGGCGGCGCGGGTGCTCGGGGTGTCCGAGGGAGCAATCCGCAAGCGTATTCAGAAACACGGGCTCTCGAAGAATTAG
- a CDS encoding M48 family metallopeptidase encodes MSRRKIKYSGGRHAIQYGLRRIEYDLTYGDRQDLAISVHPNLRVSVKAPIGKAPAEVKKRVLRRARWIVRQLVDFERFQPLPTERQYVSGETHLYLGRQYRLRVIEGHEDEVKLVGGYIEVRTGQKASRERVRRMVIGWFTQHAKVALERRLDQCVLTANRANLPRPPIRYRPMKRRWGSCTKNNRITLNLELAKAPVHCIDYVIMHELCHLRYKNHSRGFWRLLSRLMPDWEKRKMRLEHVVV; translated from the coding sequence GTGAGTAGGCGTAAGATCAAGTATTCTGGCGGGCGGCATGCGATCCAATACGGGCTGCGGCGGATCGAGTACGATTTGACCTATGGTGACCGCCAGGATCTGGCGATCAGTGTGCATCCGAACTTGAGGGTGTCGGTGAAGGCCCCGATCGGCAAGGCGCCGGCGGAAGTGAAGAAGCGGGTGCTGCGTCGGGCGCGGTGGATTGTCCGACAGTTGGTGGATTTCGAGCGGTTTCAGCCACTGCCGACAGAGCGGCAGTATGTCAGTGGGGAGACCCATCTGTACTTGGGTCGGCAGTACCGGTTGAGAGTGATCGAGGGCCATGAAGACGAGGTCAAGCTGGTCGGGGGGTACATAGAGGTACGGACCGGACAGAAAGCAAGTCGGGAGAGAGTGAGGCGGATGGTAATCGGCTGGTTCACGCAGCATGCGAAGGTGGCGCTGGAACGGAGGTTGGACCAGTGCGTGTTGACTGCAAATCGGGCCAACCTGCCCCGCCCGCCGATCCGGTATCGGCCGATGAAGCGTCGGTGGGGCAGTTGCACCAAGAACAACCGAATTACGTTGAACCTTGAGTTGGCCAAGGCCCCGGTGCACTGCATTGACTACGTCATCATGCACGAGCTGTGCCACCTGCGATACAAAAACCACAGCCGCGGCTTCTGGCGGCTGCTGTCCCGGTTGATGCCGGATTGGGAGAAACGGAAGATGCGGTTGGAGCACGTGGTAGTGTGA
- a CDS encoding DUF1016 family protein, with protein sequence MKSYFRILLGSKNCFAEEAYRSNCIAAGFITDRDLTHHLPDNWRDFNREFIPVWMKQNPGKPKVSAGLACGMLWTVAKGVQVGDVVLCPDGKGNYFVGEVTGGYEYKKGEELPHRRVVRWFDRPLTRDEMSEPLRKSLSSGPPVINVSRHAAEIERLIAGGQPLTIVSTDATVEDPSAFALEKHLEDFLVQNWHHTELGKHYDVFEEDGELAGQQYQTDTGPIDILAVSKDGKEIVVIELKKGRASDVVVGQVQRYMGYVKEELAESNQNVRGVIIAFEDDIKLRRALAVAPNIDFYTYKVHFKLERKNQRR encoded by the coding sequence ATGAAAAGCTATTTCCGCATTCTGCTTGGCAGTAAGAACTGTTTTGCTGAAGAGGCGTACAGGAGCAACTGCATCGCGGCCGGATTCATCACCGACCGAGACCTGACACATCATTTGCCCGACAACTGGCGGGATTTCAACAGAGAGTTCATCCCTGTCTGGATGAAGCAAAACCCTGGCAAGCCCAAGGTATCGGCCGGCCTGGCTTGCGGCATGCTGTGGACCGTGGCCAAGGGCGTTCAGGTAGGGGATGTCGTACTCTGCCCCGACGGCAAGGGGAATTACTTCGTCGGTGAGGTGACGGGCGGATATGAGTACAAGAAGGGAGAAGAACTGCCGCACCGCCGCGTGGTGCGCTGGTTCGACCGGCCCTTGACCCGTGACGAGATGAGTGAGCCGCTCCGAAAATCGCTTTCGTCGGGCCCTCCGGTCATCAACGTCTCCCGGCATGCCGCCGAGATCGAGCGGCTCATCGCCGGGGGCCAACCACTGACCATTGTCAGTACTGACGCGACCGTTGAAGATCCGAGCGCTTTCGCGTTGGAGAAACACCTGGAAGACTTCCTTGTACAGAACTGGCATCATACGGAGCTCGGTAAGCACTACGACGTATTCGAGGAGGACGGGGAGTTGGCAGGGCAGCAGTACCAGACCGACACCGGACCGATTGACATTCTGGCGGTCAGCAAGGATGGAAAGGAAATTGTCGTCATTGAACTCAAGAAGGGCAGGGCGAGCGACGTGGTGGTCGGGCAGGTGCAGCGGTACATGGGATACGTGAAGGAGGAGCTGGCGGAATCAAACCAGAACGTACGCGGGGTTATCATCGCCTTCGAAGACGACATAAAGCTCCGTCGGGCACTGGCCGTCGCTCCGAACATTGACTTCTACACGTACAAGGTTCATTTCAAGCTCGAAAGGAAGAACCAGCGGCGATGA
- a CDS encoding T9SS type A sorting domain-containing protein has protein sequence MERRRLLTPSTLSAVIVILSISVTVYAGDTEPVRADVTDADAFYLALHVLEQALANPVDFNLAQFNCLLSEEDRSRCDELVAAIHERLAAVSGTSPARLGLSLEGIAGRGDTVGVRVQALAQTGLMNRQRFFQIDFVPGPIAPVIVYPTKLLEQFGRLTCEAAAAVGADADRSRRFHTEANGTNSSSLVSNKLLLPKPIYGSYTRMTATVSQAEFDCQIFNRPSAVFAMVYDDPWNWLDHEFLFVADPNWNRIVASSKNPGRPDELHWLQAFGGYGTGTHQFNQLSGIAYVGQHWYVADGYNKRVQVYDVDWDTGEPAYLETLSGFGYYVADVAAARIPWGSDPINDLYQVAVLDQGNNRVAIYNYDGDFQRYFAIPGSNGTSLCFARSSYTHYPIEWIYITCAGNNRVVLMNTNDGRAYYTPQFMFPSDAYLTSVTVDGYGTVYVVDSRHSTVYVLTSGLDEVIATFGTTGTANNQLYWPQRFKIAEGWAYQEGTRNAPIILGDAFATEFYSTNTGVRRFKLGCDVLYDSLFYEPYWPSGQSDRVVCKWAQSGASESWRKVYCGSTLLKEVHDSLNLPWRHHYFQYNLAPEDPDSAWYRFTIRVKSKYGTTDTTFTDSLYVTRYPDPGARIVVEDKGVIDPTGEFEPYCLHVHPARWWRVYIDAYDNYYDSQLTFWWAQPDFGMIYSDTDAATVDYWYDGTPPFQCITPLCSLWLQITHFPIRKGDVKGDTSGTFITLRALVSVDPYSPEKWYDQYEWIDEVIGYGKIYLAPCYTPCTPPCPPPSNGCPMLYAWNGADYGFVDNLLPESEQPGSAGRDVEDSYPIYAAQPDADGRFRFLITEEEQEVSEFDHFSLELCQVPPGEGEVVLPDGLDQPVRLTGEPIAPVSAWDERGRDVLHLLTEEDGNRFEATGSGRLELEYEMGSSEEPLLLGPTPPSKMLYKPAVDGTEGENVITVYARDRQGNWVECRQLCARVRGEVNLTDLAGYVVDGRLLVRVAWTQQISLDWLPYQTYERIDCRSVGVELVDAIHSELGDVRSMLTAVDQEKARLRPGERLELVFQGSDPAVAQPEGSLLLFKAVGRYDRQASADGVQTARLFEFAQNYPNPFNPSTSFRFSLPTAAPVTLRIYNILGQEVATLVDGELAAGSHVVDWDGRDNFGRPLASGVFLAKLVAGEHTATRKVVVVK, from the coding sequence ATGGAACGACGAAGACTATTGACTCCATCGACGCTGTCTGCTGTCATCGTGATTCTCTCGATTTCGGTGACAGTGTACGCAGGCGACACGGAGCCGGTGCGGGCAGATGTGACCGACGCCGACGCCTTCTATCTGGCTCTCCATGTCCTTGAGCAGGCGCTCGCCAATCCCGTGGATTTCAATCTCGCCCAATTCAACTGCTTGCTCAGTGAAGAAGACAGATCGCGCTGCGACGAATTGGTCGCCGCAATCCACGAGCGACTGGCCGCGGTCAGTGGAACCTCCCCTGCCCGCTTGGGCTTGTCTCTGGAGGGAATTGCTGGTCGCGGGGACACGGTCGGCGTACGGGTTCAGGCGCTCGCGCAGACCGGCCTGATGAACCGTCAACGGTTCTTCCAGATCGACTTCGTACCTGGCCCGATTGCCCCGGTAATCGTTTATCCGACTAAGCTGCTCGAGCAATTTGGCCGTCTTACCTGTGAGGCAGCGGCAGCTGTGGGTGCTGATGCCGATCGGAGCCGACGGTTCCACACCGAGGCCAACGGCACGAACAGTTCTTCTCTCGTGTCTAACAAACTCCTCCTACCGAAGCCGATCTATGGCAGCTATACGCGAATGACCGCGACAGTGAGCCAAGCAGAGTTCGATTGTCAAATCTTCAACCGTCCGTCTGCAGTATTTGCCATGGTCTATGATGATCCATGGAACTGGCTGGACCATGAGTTTCTCTTTGTCGCCGATCCCAATTGGAACCGCATCGTGGCCTCTTCCAAGAACCCTGGCCGGCCGGACGAACTTCATTGGCTCCAAGCGTTTGGGGGTTATGGCACCGGCACTCATCAATTCAATCAGCTGTCAGGAATAGCCTACGTAGGGCAGCACTGGTACGTCGCCGACGGTTACAATAAGCGGGTACAGGTCTACGATGTAGACTGGGATACTGGTGAACCAGCGTATCTTGAGACCCTCTCCGGGTTCGGTTATTATGTGGCAGATGTGGCGGCTGCTCGAATTCCATGGGGATCAGATCCTATTAACGACCTGTATCAAGTCGCCGTTCTCGATCAAGGGAACAACCGAGTCGCTATCTACAACTATGACGGCGACTTCCAGCGGTACTTTGCAATCCCTGGATCGAACGGCACAAGCCTCTGCTTCGCCCGCAGCAGCTACACCCATTACCCCATAGAGTGGATCTACATCACCTGCGCCGGCAACAACCGGGTTGTGCTCATGAACACCAACGATGGCCGAGCTTACTACACACCACAGTTCATGTTTCCGTCCGATGCCTACCTGACCTCGGTAACGGTCGATGGCTACGGTACAGTCTATGTGGTTGACAGTCGCCACAGCACGGTCTACGTTCTCACTTCCGGATTGGACGAGGTCATTGCGACCTTTGGCACGACCGGAACCGCCAATAATCAGTTATACTGGCCGCAGCGGTTCAAAATCGCCGAAGGGTGGGCATACCAGGAGGGCACGCGCAACGCACCGATTATTCTCGGTGACGCCTTTGCCACGGAATTCTACAGTACCAACACTGGGGTCCGTCGCTTCAAACTCGGTTGCGATGTCCTCTATGACTCCCTGTTTTACGAGCCCTATTGGCCGTCAGGCCAGTCCGATCGCGTGGTCTGCAAATGGGCTCAGAGCGGGGCTTCGGAGTCCTGGCGCAAAGTCTACTGCGGGAGTACACTGCTAAAAGAGGTGCACGACTCCCTAAATTTGCCATGGCGGCACCACTACTTTCAGTACAATCTTGCTCCGGAGGACCCGGATTCGGCGTGGTATCGCTTTACGATACGGGTCAAATCGAAATACGGCACAACGGACACGACCTTTACGGACTCACTGTATGTCACGCGCTATCCCGATCCGGGAGCCCGCATTGTCGTTGAGGACAAGGGCGTGATTGACCCGACGGGTGAATTCGAGCCCTATTGTCTCCACGTTCACCCAGCGCGCTGGTGGAGGGTCTATATCGACGCCTATGACAATTACTATGATTCGCAACTGACCTTCTGGTGGGCGCAACCGGACTTCGGCATGATCTACAGCGACACTGATGCAGCGACCGTGGATTACTGGTATGACGGCACTCCCCCTTTCCAGTGCATCACGCCTCTGTGCAGCTTATGGTTACAGATCACTCATTTTCCGATCAGGAAGGGTGATGTTAAAGGGGATACTTCCGGTACGTTTATCACTCTGCGAGCACTGGTGTCAGTTGATCCCTATAGCCCCGAAAAGTGGTACGATCAGTATGAGTGGATAGATGAAGTAATCGGATATGGCAAGATATATCTTGCTCCCTGCTATACACCTTGCACACCGCCCTGCCCACCTCCTTCCAACGGATGCCCCATGCTCTACGCTTGGAACGGAGCCGACTACGGATTCGTAGACAATCTGCTTCCGGAGTCGGAGCAGCCGGGCTCGGCCGGCCGTGACGTCGAGGACAGCTATCCGATATATGCAGCGCAACCCGATGCTGACGGTCGGTTTCGGTTTCTGATTACTGAGGAGGAGCAGGAGGTATCGGAGTTTGACCACTTCAGCCTCGAACTGTGCCAGGTACCACCTGGTGAGGGTGAGGTGGTGCTTCCCGATGGTCTCGATCAGCCGGTTCGGCTGACCGGCGAGCCGATTGCTCCGGTTTCCGCTTGGGACGAGCGGGGTCGAGATGTGCTGCACCTGCTGACTGAGGAGGATGGCAACCGCTTCGAGGCCACCGGATCCGGTCGGCTTGAATTGGAATATGAAATGGGTTCTTCCGAAGAGCCGCTTCTACTCGGTCCTACTCCGCCCTCAAAGATGCTCTACAAACCAGCAGTTGACGGAACGGAGGGCGAGAACGTCATTACCGTGTACGCAAGGGACCGGCAGGGGAACTGGGTAGAGTGCCGCCAGCTCTGCGCACGAGTCAGGGGTGAGGTGAACCTGACTGATTTGGCCGGCTATGTGGTGGATGGCCGGCTGTTGGTGCGGGTGGCCTGGACACAGCAGATTAGCCTTGACTGGTTGCCCTACCAGACCTACGAACGGATCGATTGCCGGTCGGTGGGGGTAGAATTAGTAGATGCCATCCACTCTGAACTCGGGGATGTTCGATCCATGCTCACCGCTGTCGATCAGGAGAAGGCAAGACTCCGGCCCGGAGAACGGCTGGAGTTGGTGTTCCAAGGCTCCGATCCCGCGGTTGCGCAGCCCGAAGGGAGCCTGCTGCTGTTCAAGGCGGTCGGGCGGTATGACCGGCAAGCGAGTGCCGACGGCGTACAGACGGCCCGCCTGTTTGAGTTTGCGCAGAACTATCCGAATCCGTTCAACCCGAGCACGTCGTTCCGTTTCTCCCTCCCAACGGCAGCGCCGGTCACCTTGAGAATCTACAACATCTTGGGGCAGGAAGTGGCAACCCTTGTCGATGGGGAGTTGGCGGCGGGGAGCCACGTGGTGGATTGGGACGGCCGGGACAATTTTGGTCGACCGCTGGCCAGCGGGGTATTCCTGGCCAAGCTAGTCGCCGGCGAACACACCGCGACGAGAAAGGTAGTGGTGGTGAAATGA